One Ananas comosus cultivar F153 linkage group 1, ASM154086v1, whole genome shotgun sequence DNA window includes the following coding sequences:
- the LOC109710185 gene encoding coatomer subunit gamma-2, producing the protein MAQPLVKKDDDRDDEADYSPFLGIEKGAVLQEARVFNDPQLDARRCSQVITKLLYLLNQGETFTKVEATEVFFAVTKLFQSKDTGLRRMVYLMIKELSPSADEVIIVTSSLMKDMNSKTDMYRANAIRVLCRITDGTLLTQIERYLKQAIVDKNPVVASAALVSGIHLLQTNPEIVKRWSNEVQEAMQSRAALVQFHALALLHQIRQNDRLAVSKLVTSLTRGSVRSPLAQCLLIRYTSQVIRESSTNSQTGERPFFDYLESCLRHKAEMVIFEAARAITELSGVTSRELTPAITVLQLFLSSSKPVLRFAAVRTLNKVAMTHPLAVTNCNIDMESLISDQNRSIATLAITTLLKTGNESSVDRLMKQITNFMADIADEFKIVVVDAIRSLCLKFPLKYRSLMNFLSNILREEGGFEYKKAIVDSIVTLIRDIPDAKESGLFHLCEFIEDCEFTYLSSQILHFLGNEGPKTSDPSKYIRYIYNRVILENATVRASAVSTLAKFGAMVDSLKPRIFVLLRRCLFDTDDEVRDRATLYLKVLGGEVTVGETETDANDFLFGSFDVPLVNLETSLRNYEASEEPFDINSVPKEIKSQPLAEKKAPGKKPTTGLGAPSNGPVSAVDAYERLLSSIPEFAGFGALFKSSAPVELTEAETEYAVNVVKHIYDGHVVFQYNCTNTIPEQLLENVTVFVDASEAEEFAEVASKPLRSLPYDTPGQTFVAFEKPEGGPATGKFSNILKFIVKEVDTSTGEAEDEGVEDEYQLEDLEIVPGDYMRKVPVANFKNAWESMGPENEQVDEYALGVRESLAEAVSAVINILGMQPCEGTEVVPSNSRSHTCLLSGVYIGNVKVLARLSFGISGPKEVAMKLVVRSEDPDVTARIHQIVIES; encoded by the exons ATGGCGCAGCCCCTTGTGAAGAAGGACGACGATCGCGACGACGAAG CGGATTACTCTCCATTTCTTGGAATTGAGAAGGGTGCGGTGCTCCAAGAGGCCCGAGTGTTCAATGATCCCCAGCTCGATGCAAGGAGATGCTCACAG GTTATCACCAAGCTTTTGTATCTACTTAATCAAGGGGAGACCTTTACGAAG GTTGAGGCGACCGAAGTTTTCTTTGCTGTAACTAAATTGTTCCAATCCAAGGATACTGGGCTTAGAAGGATGGTTTATCTAATGATCAAGGAGCTTTCTCCATCTGCTGATGAG GTCATTATTGTCACCAGCTCGCTGATGAAAGACATGAATAGTAAGACCGATATGTACCGTGCCAATGCTATACGAGTTCTTTGCAGAATTACTGATGGTACTCTTCTTACCCAAATCGAGAGATACCTAAAGCAAGCGATTGTTGACAAGAACCCGGTTGTTGCTAGTGCTGCTTTAGTCAGCGGCATCCACTTACTTCAG ACAAATCCAGAAATTGTGAAAAGATGGAGCAATGAGGTTCAGGAGGCTATGCAATCAAGAGCTGCTCTTGTACAATTTCATGCTCTTGCTCTTCTTCACCAG ATTAGACAAAATGACCGCTTGGCTGTTAGCAAGCTGGTTACCAGTTTAACAAGGGGTTCAGTTCGCTCACCTCTCGCCCAATGCCTGCTCATTCGATATACTAGTCAG GTCATTCGGGAGTCAAGCACGAACTCACAAACTGGGGAACGGCCCTTCTTTGATTATCTCGAATCTTGTCTGCGGCATAAAGCAGAAATGGTGATATTTGAGGCTGCGAGGGCAATAACGGAGCTAAGTGGTGTCACCAGTAGGGAGTTGACCCCTGCAATCACTGTGCTGCAGCTGTTCCTGAGTTCATCCAAGCCAGTCCTTAGATTTGCAGCTGTCCGCACACTCAATAAG GTTGCAATGACACATCCCCTGGCAGTTACAAATTGCAACATAGATATGGAAAGCTTAATTTCAGATCAGAACAGGAGCATTGCTACTCTTGCTATCACTACTCTTCTGAAGACAGGCAATGAATCTAGTGTAGATCGCTTGATGAAACAGATAACCAACTTTATGGCTGATATTGCAGACGAGTTCAAGATTGTTGTTGTTGATGCAATACGATCTTTGTGCCTGAAGTTCCCTCTCAAATATCGTTCGTT GATGAATTTCTTAAGCAATATTCTGAGAGAAGAAGGGGGTTTCGAATATAAGAAAGCAATTGTTGATTCAATTGTTACTCTTATTAGAGATATACCGGATGCCAAGGAAAGCGGTTTATTTCACCTTTGTGAATTCATTGAGGATTGTGAATTCACGTATCTTTCTTCTCAG atACTTCACTTTTTGGGGAATGAAGGCCCGAAGACATCAGACCCCAGCAAATACATAAGGTACATTTATAATCGCGTGATACTTGAAAATGCCACTGTCCGTGCTAGTGCTGTAAGTACGTTGGCAAAGTTTGGAGCAATGGTCGACTCACTGAAG CCTCGCATATTTGTTCTTTTACGGCGTTGCCTGTTCGATACCGATGATGAG GTTCGTGATCGTGCAACACTTTATCTCAAAGTGCTCGGTGGTGAGGTCACAGTTGGTGAAACTGAGACGGATGCAAATGACTTtctttttggttcttttgaCGTTCCACTTGTCAACTTGGAAACAAGCCTGCGGAACTAT GAAGCTTCCGAAGAACCTTTTGACATTAATTCTGTGCCAAAGGAAATCAAGTCACAGCCTCTTGCCGAGAAAAAGGCTCCGGGTAAAAAGCCTACTACTGGCTTGGGAGCTCCTTCCAATGGTCCTGTTTCAGCTGTTGATGCATACGAGAGGCTGCTCTCATCCATTCCTGAGTTTGCTGGCTTTGGAGCTCTATTCAAG TCATCTGCTCCAGTGGAGTTGACAGAGGCTGAGACTGAATATGCAGTTAATGTCGTGAAGCACATCTATGATGGGCATGTTGTATTCCAATACAATTGTACAAATACAATACCCGAGCAGCTACTCGAAAAT GTAACTGTTTTCGTTGATGCCTCGGAAGCTGAAGAATTCGCAGAAGTTGCATCAAAGCCTTTAAGAAGCTTACCTTATGATACACCTGGACAAACTTTCGTGGCTTTTGAAAAGCCAGAAGGTGGTCCTGCTACTGGGAAGTTCTCTAATATATTGAAGTTTATTGTTAAAGAG GTTGATACATCCACGGGAGAAGCTGAGGACGAAGGCGTTGAAGACGAGTACCAGCTAGAGGACCTCGAGATCGTCCCTGGAGATTACATGCGGAAGGTGCCAGTGGCCAACTTCAAGAATGCTTGGGAAAGCATGGGCCCAGAAAATGAGCAGGTCGACGAGTACGCACTTGGCGTAAGGGAGAGCCTGGCCGAGGCCGTGAGTGCTGTCATCAACATTCTTGGCATGCAACCGTGCGAG GGAACTGAAGTGGTGCCGAGCAATTCGAGGTCGCACACTTGCCTTCTGTCCGGTGTCTACATCGGCAATGTGAAAGTCCTGGCAAGGCTGTCTTTCGGGATCAGCGGGCCCAAGGAGGTCGCGATGAAGCTCGTGGTGAGATCGGAGGATCCGGACGTCACCGCCAGAATCCACCAAATTGTCATCGAGAGTTAA
- the LOC109712747 gene encoding pentatricopeptide repeat-containing protein At1g74900, mitochondrial-like, which produces MGLNTLSLIGLELLKLQHIYELNIYAPSLEEIKIIGCFNLKKLPLFGRSDACSMRAVKICCENNWWDGYLFFCDGSLDPTDSGQSDVRSLWANTSSIPDATRRIRCLTILAATWWVIWTERNNTIFREYRPNATRALERVHTLTNDWTRLALALSNLSPSFPASLADAVLKRLWDHAPRALLFFRSLLHLPRRHGHGDLAPSASTFDLALDLAARLRDRRRVHSLLLLRRQYIIFXPPRLAPSPRTFSLLAERLVLSGKPDRAVRLFLSSPSSLHTPRTFNSLLDALSKSRRVHKATSLFKTLKHRFPPDAATYNILAEGWCRLKRTSQALDLLRDMVASGVIPTKTTYNILLHGLFRAGQTRQALDFFAQMKRRSKTDPVCAPDVVSYTTVLHGLGLGGELRRAREVLDEMPQRGVLPNVAAYNALIQVICKKGTVDDALAVFDEMLSRGYTPNSTTYNVIIRGLCHAAEFDRALGFVDQMRRDGCGPNVQTHNIIMRCYFEEGEIEKGLEMFDKMGVRGACLPNLDTYNVIISAMFVRKRGEDMVVAGKMVREMVERGFLPRRFMFNKVVNGLLVTGNQDFARELLRLQDKCGRLRREIRI; this is translated from the exons ATGGGTCTTAATACGCTTTCACTTATTGGACTT GAGCTTCTGAAGCTACAGCACATATACGAGCTAAACATTTATGCTCCGTCGCTGGAAGAGATCAAGATTATAGGGTGTTTCAATCTGAAAAAACTTCCTCTTTTCGGCCGGTCCGACGCTTGTTCAATGAGAGCTGTGAAGATTTGCTGCGAGAATAATTGGTGGGatgg ATACCTCTTTTTCTGTGATGGAAGCTTAGACCCAACTGACTCGGGACAGAGTGATGTGCGAAGTCTTTGGGCAAATACTTCTAGCATCCCCGACGCAACGAGGAGAATAAGATGTCTAACCATTTTGGCAGCAACCTGGTGGGTCATTTGGACGGAACGCAACAACACTATCTTCCGCGAGTACCGCCCCAATGCTACTAGAGCTCTTGAGCGCGTCCATACCTTGACAAACGACTGGAC ACGCCTCGCCCTCGCGCTCTCGAACCTCTCCCCCTCGTTCCCCGCCTCCCTCGCCGACGCCGTCCTCAAGCGCCTCTGGGACCACGCCCCCCGcgccctcctcttcttccgctCCCTCCTCCACCTCCCCCGTCGCCATGGCCATGGCGACCTCGctccctccgcctccaccttcgACCTCGCCCTCGACCTCGCCGCGCGCCTCCGCGACCGCCGCCGCGtccactccctcctcctcctccgccgcc aatatattatttttcNCCCCCCCCGCCTCGCCCCCTCCCCCCGCACCTTCTCCCTCCTTGCCGAGCGCCTCGTCCTCTCCGGTAAGCCCGATCGCGCCGTtcgcctcttcctctcctccccctcctccctccACACCCCCCGCACCTTCAACTCCCTCCTCGACGCCCTCTCCAAGTCCCGCCGCGTCCACAAGGCCACCTCCCTCTTCAAAACCCTAAAGCACCGCTTCCCCCCCGACGCCGCCACCTACAACATCCTCGCCGAGGGCTGGTGCCGCCTCAAGCGCACCTCCCAAGCCCTAGACCTCCTCCGCGACATGGTCGCCTCCGGGGTCATCCCCACGAAGACCACCTACAACATCCTCCTCCACGGCCTCTTCCGCGCTGGCCAAACCCGCCAAGCCCTCGACTTCTTCGCCCAGATGAAGCGGCGATCCAAAACGGACCCGGTTTGCGCCCCCGACGTGGTCTCCTACACCACCGTGCTCCACGGATTGGGGCTCGGCGGCGAACTCCGAAGGGCCCGAGAGGTGCTCGACGAAATGCCGCAACGAGGCGTCCTCCCCAACGTTGCCGCGTACAACGCGCTCATCCAGGTAATATGCAAAAAGGGCACCGTCGACGACGCCCTCgcggtgttcgacgaaatgctcAGTAGAGGTTACACCCCGAATTCGACCACCTATAATGTTATTATACGGGGGCTCTGCCACGCGGCGGAGTTCGACCGGGCTCTGGGGTTCGTGGACCAGATGCGGCGCGATGGGTGTGGGCCCAATGTGCAGACGCATAATATTATCATGCGGTGCTACTTCGAGGAGGGGGAGATTGAGAAGGGGCTGGAGATGTTTGATAAAATGGGCGTGAGAGGCGCTTGCTTGCCGAATTTGGATACGTATAATGTAATTATAAGTGCAATGTTTGTGAGGAAGAGGGGGGAGGACATGGTGGTGGCTGGGAAAATGGTGAGGGAGATGGTGGAGAGAGGGTTTTTGCCGCGGAGGTTTATGTTTAATAAGGTGGTTAATGGTTTGTTGGTTACGGGGAATCAGGATTTTGCAAGGGAGTTGTTGCGGTTGCAGGATAAGTGCGGACGTTTGCGAAGGGAGATCAGGATATGA